From a single Intestinibaculum porci genomic region:
- a CDS encoding LytTR family DNA-binding domain-containing protein, producing MKKEYLSRAMMLSREIIDNLWNKDTTLANQYFTDDIVGIGPYQGEFYHTKEQLMDTLETLCDMIFISEVLNEEIYPVANELHTCVIVGHFVVKTIQKDKDINYMEQAVTLVWNLDKRGELSISHIHYSSPAVQSRFFEVFSSAKKANDIDYVKVQNADDLISIKDANKHIRIISLSAVEYAKALGHDTMIYMHDEAIQAKISWKTFLALLDNRFIKVHRSYVVQRECVKLIGKNYLEMHSGDQVPVPVKNMRTVINALTHKK from the coding sequence ATGAAGAAGGAATACTTAAGCAGAGCGATGATGCTATCGCGAGAAATTATTGACAATTTATGGAATAAAGATACGACGCTGGCGAATCAGTATTTCACTGATGATATTGTCGGCATTGGGCCTTATCAGGGAGAGTTTTATCATACGAAAGAACAATTGATGGACACACTTGAGACCTTATGCGATATGATCTTCATCAGCGAAGTTCTGAACGAAGAGATCTATCCGGTAGCGAATGAATTGCATACTTGTGTTATTGTTGGTCATTTTGTCGTAAAAACGATTCAAAAAGATAAAGACATTAATTACATGGAACAGGCTGTGACCTTGGTCTGGAATTTAGATAAGCGGGGAGAACTGTCAATCTCTCATATCCATTACTCTTCGCCAGCTGTTCAGTCGCGCTTTTTTGAAGTTTTTTCGAGTGCCAAAAAAGCCAATGATATTGACTATGTCAAAGTGCAGAATGCGGATGATTTGATTTCTATTAAGGATGCCAATAAACATATTCGTATTATTTCGCTTTCAGCCGTTGAATATGCAAAAGCTTTAGGACATGATACGATGATTTACATGCATGATGAAGCGATTCAGGCAAAAATCAGCTGGAAAACGTTTCTGGCGCTGTTAGATAACCGTTTTATCAAAGTGCATCGCAGTTATGTCGTACAGCGGGAATGCGTCAAACTGATTGGGAAAAACTATTTAGAAATGCATTCGGGTGATCAGGTGCCGGTACCAGTTAAAAATATGCGCACCGTCATCAATGCGTTAACCCATAAGAAATAA